The Raphanus sativus cultivar WK10039 chromosome 2, ASM80110v3, whole genome shotgun sequence genome includes a region encoding these proteins:
- the LOC108828400 gene encoding F-box/LRR-repeat protein At1g48400 — protein sequence MRDSISSLPDEILGKILSLVPTKVAASTSVLSKRWRNLLSLVDSLSFDESMVVYPNEEEATNGSQRFSDFVDKTLALLHNSPAIKTFSLCRMVMTESYKDESARVNRWIWTAMEKGLLELNLYAPNPGTDVSIEPRLLRSTTLVKLTICGHYAIRRFQRVFFPALRSLSFITALSHFCYLQMMSACPVLEELTIRDCEFPDMRKTIGGADVIHASIKRLVIVTPLPDLTDYYAAAAYFESTRSIVHIQAPSLVYLDYSSFVFSDYEVDDLDSLVEARLDLKLWMSTSHFDYDDDYFYDHHGYLCPPDDPSPHIFGDVTCLVAAIRNITTLHLSPDSLEVFHFCCEPMPTFNNLLNLSIESNNQRGWQVMPLLLESCPILRTLVFKGLVHKVTNRCGDACACNPQNPSQKNSKKMEKKKCCLHTCPVKVLEISDYGGCFQEVEQMRHFLGNLECLETVKVGVHPDKNREFVRANVMALPILSSKCTIQLL from the exons ATGAGGGATTCAATAAGCAGTTTGCCAGATGAGATACTTGGCAAGATCCTGTCTCTAGTTCCGACAAAAGTGGCTGCTTCCACATCGGTTCTGTCCAAGAGGTGGAGGAATCTGCTGTCTCTTGTAGACAGCCTTAGTTTCGATGAGTCGATGGTTGTCTATCCCaacgaagaagaagcaacaaacGGTTCACAACGCTTCTCTGATTTCgtagacaagacacttgctCTGCTACACAACTCTCCCGCCATCAAGACATTCTCTCTGTGTCGTATGGTTATGACTGAGAGTTACAAAGATGAATCTGCCCGCGTCAACCGTTGGATTTGGACTGCAATGGAAAAAGGTCTATTGGAACTAAACTTGTACGCCCCAAACCCTGGTACTGATGTTAGTATAGAACCTAGGTTACTAAGGAGTACCACACTGGTTAAGCTCACAATCTGCGGTCATTATGCTATTCGTCGCTTTCAGCGTGTGTTTTTCCCAGCCCTCAGATCACTTTCTTTTATCACTGCGCTCTCTCATTTTTGCTATCTCCAAATGATGAGTGCTTGTCCTGTGCTGGAAGAGTTAACCATACGCGACTGCGAATTTCCTGATATGAGGAAAACCATTGGTGGTGCGGATGTGATACATGCATCCATCAAGCGTCTTGTGATTGTTACGCCTCTTCCTGATCTTACAGACTACTATGCCGCGGCAGCTTATTTCGAAAGTACTCGCTCAATTGTTCATATCCAAGCACCAAGTCTAGTCTACCTTGACTATTCTAGTTTTGTCTTTTCAGATTATGAGGTTGATGATTTGGATTCTCTTGTCGAAGCAAGGCTGGATCTCAAGTTATGGATGTCAACTAGTCATTTTGACTACGATGATGATTATTTTTACGATCATCATGGTTATCTTTGTCCTCCTGATGATCCAAGCCCCCATATATTCGGTGATGTTACATGTCTAGTTGCGGCTATAAGAAACATTACGACCCTTCACTTGTCTCCTGATTCCCTTGAGGTGTTCCATTTCTGCTGTGAACCCATGCCTACGTTCAACAACCTTCTAAATTTATCTATTGAGAGTAACAATCAAAGAGGTTGGCAAGTGATGCCACTTCTGCTCGAGTCTTGTCCAATTCTACGAACTTTAGTCTTCAAG gGTCTTGTTCACAAAGTAACAAATAGATGTGGAGATGCATGCGCTTGTAACCCTCAGAATCCAAGTCAGAAAAATAGTAAGAAGATGGAAAAGAAGAAATGTTGTCTACACACATGTCCAGTGAAGGTGCTAGAGATTTCAGACTATGGAGGTTGTTTTCAAGAGGTGGAACAGATGAGACATTTCTTGGGAAATTTGGAATGTCTTGAAACTGTAAAAGTTGGTGTTCACCCGGACAAGAATAGGGAGTTCGTGCGAGCTAATGTAATGGCTCTTCCCATACTTTCATCAAAGTGCACCATTCAACTCCTTTAA
- the LOC108841349 gene encoding LOW QUALITY PROTEIN: LRR receptor-like serine/threonine-protein kinase GSO1 (The sequence of the model RefSeq protein was modified relative to this genomic sequence to represent the inferred CDS: inserted 1 base in 1 codon), translating to MQSLHTLLLLLAMFILCSSLSSISGQTGPTDDLQNLLEVKKSFVTNPEEDDLLPQWNSVNINYCSWTGITCDDTGLFRVVALNLSGLGLTGSISPSFGRFDNLIHLDLSSNNLAGPIPTALSNLTSLESLFLFSNQLTGEIPPQLGSLLNLRSLRIGDNELVGTIPETLGSLANLRMLALASCRLTGHVPSQLGRLARVQSLILQDNSLEGPIPAELANCTDLTVLAAAANRLNGTIPAELGRLENLEILNLASNGLSGEIPSQLGELSQLEYLNLMENQLQGPVPKTLADLKNLQTLDLSANNLTGEIPEEIWNMSQLVDLALANNRFSGSLPRSICSNNTNLEQLVLSGTQLSGEVPAEISKCQSLKQLDLSNNSLTGSIPEALFQLVELTDLYLHNNTLEGKLSLSILNLTNLQWLVLYHNNLNGTLPNEITALKKLEVLFLYENRFSGEIPKEIGNCTSLKMIDLFGNHFEGEIPPSIGALKELNLLHLRQNEFVGGLPATLGNCRQLKILDLADNQLSGSIPSTFGSLKGLEQFMLYNNSLQGSLPDSLTNLKNLTRINLSHNKLNGTILPLCGSTSFLSFDVTNNEFEDEIPLQLGNSPNLDRLRLGKNQFTGRIPWTFGKIRELSLLDISSNSLTGTIPLQLVLCKKLTHIDLNNNFLSGPIPPWLGKLSQLGELKLSSNQFDGSLPTELFNCTKLLVLSLDGNFLNGSIPEEIGNLGALNVLNLDKNQFSGSLPQGIGKLSKLYELRLSKNSLAGEIPLEIGQLQDLQSALDLSYNNFTGGIPSTIGTLTKLETLDLSHNQLTGEVPGAVGDMKSLGYLNLSFNNFQGKLKKQFSRWPADSFIGNTGLCGSPLSHCNRGGRGKHQQGLSPRSVVTISAISALAAIALMILVIALFFKQRHDFFKKVRDGSTAYSSSSSSSQATHKPLFRTGASSKSDIKWDDIMDATRNLSEEFMIGSGGSGKIYKAELENGETVAVKKILWKDDLMSNKSFSREVKTLGTIKHRHLVKLMGYCSSKSEGLNLLIYEYMENGSVWDWFHGEKPEVEKKKKVLDWEARLRIAVGLAQGVEYLHHDCVPPILHRDIKSSNVLLDSNMEAHLGDFGLAKVLTENYDTNTDSNTWFAGSYGYIAPEYAYSLKATEKSDVYSMGIVLMEIVSGKMPTESVFGAEMNMVRWXETQLEIVGSARENLIDPKLKPLMPFEEEAAYKVLEIALQCTKTSPQERPSSRQACDSLLHVFNNRTAGYKKM from the exons ATGCAGTCTCTtcatactcttcttcttcttcttgcaatgTTCATCCTCTGTTCTTCACTCAGTTCGATTTCGGGTCAAACCGGTCCAACCGACGATCTCCAAAATCTTCTCGAAGTGAAGAAATCTTTCGTCACCAATCCAGAAGAAGACGACCTTCTCCCCCAATGGAACTCCGTTAACATCAACTACTGTTCTTGGACCGGCATCACCTGCGACGATACCGGTTTATTCCGCGTCGTAGCACTCAACCTCTCCGGTTTAGGTCTAACCGGTTCGATCTCTCCATCGTTTGGCCGGTTTGACAACCTAATCCACCTCGATCTATCTTCCAACAATCTGGCGGGCCCCATCCCAACCGCTCTCTCCAACCTCACCTCCTTGGagtctctcttcctcttctccaaCCAGCTCACCGGCGAGATACCTCCTCAACTCGGCTCCCTCCTCAACCTCCGCTCGCTCAGGATCGGAGACAACGAGCTCGTCGGAACCATCCCGGAGACGCTGGGGAGCCTCGCCAACCTCCGGATGCTCGCCTTGGCCTCGTGCAGACTCACCGGCCACGTACCGAGTCAACTCGGTCGACTCGCTCGAGTTCAGTCGCTGATACTTCAGGATAACAGCCTCGAGGGACCTATCCCGGCGGAGCTAGCGAACTGCACCGACCTCACCGTGCTCGCCGCGGCGGCGAACAGGCTTAACGGGACGATACCTGCTGAGTTAGGACGCCTGGAGAACCTCGAGATACTTAATCTCGCGAGCAACGGTCTCTCCGGTGAGATACCGAGTCAACTCGGCGAGCTGAGTCAACTCGAGTACCTTAACTTGATGGAGAACCAGCTTCAAGGTCCTGTCCCCAAGACGTTGGCTGATCTGAAGAATCTCCAGACACTCGATTTGTCGGCGAATAATCTCACCGGAGAGATACCGGAAGAGATCTGGAACATGAGCCAGCTTGTTGATTTGGCTTTAGCAAACAACCGTTTCTCTGGTTCTTTGCCGAGGAGTATATGTTCGAACAACACGAACTTGGAGCAGTTGGTTCTGTCTGGAACTCAGCTTTCAGGTGAAGTTCCCGCGGAGATCAGCAAGTGCCAATCGCTTAAACAGCTTGACTTGTCCAACAATTCTCTTACCGGCTCCATCCCTGAAGCACTGTTCCAGCTAGTCGAACTCACGGATCTCTATCTCCACAACAATACCTTGGAAGGCAAGTTATCTCTTTCGATATTAAACCTCACCAACCTACAGTGGCTTGTCTTGTATCACAATAACTTGAACGGCACGTTACCTAACGAGATCACCGCGCTGAAGAAACTAGAAGTTCTGTTTCTCTACGAGAATCGGTTCTCAGGGGAGATACCGAAAGAGATTGGAAACTGCACGAGCTTGAAGATGATTGACCTGTTCGGGAATCATTTCGAAGGAGAGATCCCTCCTTCTATAGGAGCCCTAAAAGAGCTTAACCTGCTTCACTTGAGACAGAACGAGTTCGTTGGTGGACTTCCCGCCACTTTAGGTAACTGCCGCCAGCTCAAAATCTTGGATTTAGCAGACAACCAGCTCTCGGGTTCGATTCCTTCCACCTTCGGATCCTTAAAAGGATTAGAACAGTTCATGCTCTACAACAACTCTCTCCAAGGAAGCCTTCCTGACTCACTTACCAATCTCAAGAACCTCACGAGAATCAACCTCTCTCACAACAAGCTCAACGGTACGATCCTTCCACTGTGTGGCTCCACCTCTTTCCTCTCGTTTGATGTCACCAACAACGAGTTTGAAGATGAGATCCCTCTCCAGCTAGGGAACTCTCCGAATCTTGACCGTCTCAGGCTAGGCAAGAATCAGTTCACAGGAAGAATCCCTTGGACGTTTGGGAAGATCCGTGAGCTTTCTCTGTTGGATATCTCAAGCAATTCTCTTACAGGAACCATTCCGTTACAGCTAGTCTTGTGCAAGAAGCTGACTCACATTGATCTCAACAACAATTTTCTCTCAGGGCCTATACCTCCGTGGCTTGGAAAGCTTTCTCAGTTAGGAGAGCTCAAGCTCTCTTCTAATCAGTTTGATGGATCTTTACCTACTGAGTTGTTCAACTGCACAAAGCTTCTCGTGTTATCTCTTGATGGAAACTTTCTTAACGGGTCGATCCCGGAAGAGATTGGTAACTTGGGAGCTCTCAATGTGCTTAACCTTGATAAGAACCAGTTCTCAGGTTCGCTTCCTCAAGGTATTGGCAAGCTTAGCAAGCTATACGAGCTTAGGTTATCAAAAAACAGCTTAGCAGGAGAGATCCCTCTTGAGATTGGTCAGCTTCAAGATCTTCAAAGTGCTTTAGACCTCAGCTACAACAACTTCACCGGAGGTATACCTTCTACTATTGGGACGTTGACAAAGCTAGAGACTCTTGATCTGTCTCACAATCAGCTCACCGGTGAAGTTCCTGGAGCTGTAGGAGATATGAAGAGTTTGGGCTATCTCAACCTATCTTTCAATAACTTCCAAGGCAAACTCAAGAAACAGTTTTCAAGATGGCCAGCTGATTCCTTTATAGGCAACACAGGTCTCTGTGGAAGCCCTCTTAGTCATTGCAACAGAGGTGGAAGAGGCAAGCATCAACAAGGTCTTAGTCCAAGATCAGTTGTTACAATATCAGCAATCTCAGCATTAGCAGCCATTGCTTTGATGATACTTGTGATCGCTCTCTTCTTCAAACAAAGGCATGATTTCTTCAAGAAAGTGAGGGATGGAAGCACTGCTTACTCATCGTCAAGCTCATCTTCACAAGCTACGCACAAGCCTCTCTTTAGGACAGGAGCTTCTTCAAAGTCAGATATCAAGTGGGATGACATCATGGACGCCACGCGTAACTTGAGCGAGGAGTTCATGATTGGATCAGGAGGCTCTGGGAAGATTTACAAGGCTGAGCTTGAGAACGGTGAGACCGTTGCTGTGAAGAAGATTCTATGGAAAGATGATCTCATGTCTAACAAGAGCTTCAGCAGAGAAGTTAAGACCCTTGGGACAATCAAACATAGGCATCTTGTTAAGCTGATGGGTTACTGTAGCAGCAAGTCTGAAGGGTTGAATCTTTTGATATATGAGTATATGGAGAATGGAAGTGTTTGGGATTGGTTTCATGGTGAGAAACCTGAggttgaaaagaagaagaaggttttgGACTGGGAAGCAAGATTGAGAATAGCTGTGGGATTGGCTCAAGGAGTAGAGTACCTTCATCATGACTGTGTTCCTCCTATCCTACACCGTGATATCAAATCCAGTAATGTGCTCCTTGATTCCAACATGGAAGCACATTTGGGAGACTTTGGTCTGGCCAAGGTCCTAACTGAGAACTATGATACAAACACAGATTCAAACACCTGGTTTGCTGGCTCTTACGGCTACATTGCTCCAG AGTATGCTTACTCATTGAAGGCGACTGAGAAGAGTGATGTTTACAGTATGGGGATAGTGTTGATGGAGATTGTGTCCGGGAAAATGCCAACTGAGTCAGTGTTTGGTGCAGAGATGAATATGGTGAGAT TTGAAACACAGCTTGAGATAGTTGGTTCTGCAAGAGAAAATCTCATAGATCCAAAGCTAAAGCCGCTGATGCcatttgaagaagaagcagcttATAAGGTGCTTGAGATTGCACTTCAGTGCACGAAAACTTCTCCACAAGAGAGACCATCTTCTAGACAAGCATGTGATAGCCTTCTCCATGTCTTCAACAATAGAACTGCTGGTTATAAGAAGATGTAA